The following is a genomic window from Clostridium fungisolvens.
TATACTAAAATATATAGACAATTTTATTATGAAAAGTTAAAGGCTAAGAATTAAATCAATTCTTAGCCTTCGATTATATATATAAGTATATAGATATATATTTTACATATCTTTTAAGATTTCTAATACTTCGCTTATATGATCTTTAACCTTAACTTTTCTTAGTTCTTTTATAAGAATCCCATTTTCGTCTATTATAAAAGTGCTTCTTTCAATTCCAAGTGACTTCTTACCATACATGTTTTTTTCTTTTATAACATCATACAATTTACATACTTCTTCATTCTCATCACTTAATAATATAAAGGGCAACCCTAATTTAGTTATGAATTTATCATGAGAAGTTAAGGAATCTCTAGAAACTCCTAAAACTATAGCATTATAGTCTGAAATTTGCTGGTAATTATCTCTAAAATCACAAGCCTGATTTGTACAGCCAGGTGTATTATCCTTAGGATAGAAATATAATATTACTTTCTTTCCCCTATAATCACTTAATTTATGAATATTTCCATCGGAACCTACGATAGAAAAGTCTTGAGCTAATGTATTTAATTCCATTGGTAGCTAGCACCTCCAAATAGTGTTTTTAACTATTATATAATAATAGTTATTATATATCAATAAGGTAATTATATAATATAGATGTTCTATATTATATAATTAGTTATTAGTAGGCTCATAAATTTATTAAGCACTTTTTACTGTATAAGAAAATACAAAATTTTTATGTTGCCTAAGCCTATAAATTTTAATGGTTTTACAATCTTTTTATAGAATTTAAGTTAATATATAAATTTCCTGTATGTAGATTTATATATTAAAGATACCTAATAATAAAAAATATGAATATTAATCTATTTGTGATATGATTATAAAGATTAAACTTTTACTCAGAAAAGGAGATTATTTATGGATAAAAATATACTAGCTATTGTTGGTGGAAATGAAATAACTGAAAGAGATCTAATGGATGTTATAGAAAGATACCCTGAAAATAGAAGAGGTGTTTTTGCAAGTGAAATG
Proteins encoded in this region:
- a CDS encoding peroxiredoxin; this encodes MELNTLAQDFSIVGSDGNIHKLSDYRGKKVILYFYPKDNTPGCTNQACDFRDNYQQISDYNAIVLGVSRDSLTSHDKFITKLGLPFILLSDENEEVCKLYDVIKEKNMYGKKSLGIERSTFIIDENGILIKELRKVKVKDHISEVLEILKDM